The Bacteroidia bacterium genome segment GTAATGACCCAAGTAAGCACGCAAGTAATGTACAACGTTATGAAGAAGTTTGGGTGAAAAATATTTACGCCGGTGTGGACGTACGGTATTACTTTGAAAAAGGCAATTTGCGTTATGATTTTGTGGTTGCTCCAAATGCCGACCCGGCGCAGATTCAGTTTAAGTTTCAGGGAGAATACGATAGCTATCTGAAACCCAACGGAAGTCTTGCATTTACCACCCGTTTTGGGGAGGTAGCTATGGGCGATTTAACGACCTACCAAGACCATGGTGTGGTATCAAGCAAATTTCGTAAACAAGGCGATTCTTGGACTGTTTCCGTAGGCGACTATGATCGCAGCAAACACTTGATTATAGACCCCTTAGTGTATTCTACCTACATTGGGGGAACTGCTAATGATTGGGGATTTTCTCTTACTCTTGACAGCAATAACAATGTGTATGTTGCTGGCCAATCTAACTCAACGAACTACGATGTTACGGCCGGAGTATTTCAAACAACGCTTGGCGGGGGTTATGATGTTTTTGTAACGAAACTAAACAGCACGGGTACGGCATTAATTTATTCTACCTACATTGGGGGAAGTAGTGATGACAGAGGTTATTCTATAGCCCTTGACGGTAACGATAATGCGTATGTTACGGGTTTTACTAATTCGAATAATTATGATATTACTGCTGGAGCCTTTCAAACAACGCTTGGAGGAGGTAACGATGTTTTTGTAACGAAACTAAACAGCACGGGTACGGCATTGATTTATTCTACCTACATTGGGGGAAGTGGTGATGACAGAGGTTATTCCATAGCCCTTGATGGCAGCTATAATGCGTATGTTACGGGCTATACGACTTCGAACAATTATGATATTACTGCTGGCGTTTTTCAAACAACAAATGGCGGCGGGAGCTGGGATGTCTTTGTAACAAAGCTAAACAGTAGTGGTGCAGCCTTAATTTACTCTACCTATATCGGAGGAAGTGGTGATGACTGGGGTTCTTCCCTTGCCATTGATAACAGCGGAAATGCGTATCTTACAGGCTATACTCAATCCTCTGATTATGACGTTACACCCGGAGCATTTCAGACAACATCTGGTGGAGTATGGGATATATTTGTAACGAAGCTAAATAGTAACGGCACTGCCTTGATTTATTCTACCTACATTGGAGGAAGTGGGCAGGAGGATAGCCATTCTCTTGCTCTTGACAATAACGGAAATGTGTACATTACAGGCTACACTTATTCAACCGATTACGATGTTACGTCTGGTGCGTTTCAAACAACGCGTAGTGGAGATCGAGATGTTATTGTAACGAAGTTAAATAGTAGCGGCACTGCCTTGATTTATTCTACCTACATTGGAGGAGTTAATACGGATGAGGCTTATTCGATTGGTATTGATGCTGCCGGAAATGCATATATTACAGGTGTTACTCGATCCTCTGATTACGATGTTACGGCAGGAGCTTTTCAAACAATAATAGAGGGAGTTTATGATGTTTTTGTAACAAAGCTAAACAGCAACGGCACAGCTTTGGTTTATTCTACCTATATCGGGGGAGCTAGTAATGATTATGGTTGTGATATAGCCATAGACAATAGTGAAAATGTGTATATTACCGCTTATGCTCAATCCACTAATTACGATATTACTGCTGGGGCATTTCAAACAACTCATGGCGGTGGAGTTTATGATGTTGCTGTAACTAAACTCATTATTCCGGTTCCTTATACCGTAAAAAACCTTTCTATGACAGTCTCAAATATTACCCACAATGGTGCACTTTTGAACTGGGAATACGATGGAAATACTCCTTGTGATTCTATTAAAGTGTATATCAAGAAGTCTATAGCTAATAGCTGGTATAGGGTTGAGACCCTATCCGGTGCACCTACAAGTTTTCAACGTCAGCAATTGCAGGCAGGTATCCAGTATCTGTGGCAATGTGAGACCTACTATAACGGTGTTGGTACGATGAGTAACTCAGCTTTATTTACTACGCCTGCAAAATGCGCTATCTTTACCGGAACTAATGAAACTAATGTAGCTGACAGTGCTGCTACTCTAAACTGGTTCACATCAGGGACACCAGATAGCGTTAAAGTAGTATATCGTAGAGTGGGGGGTAACTGGTTTTCTGTAACCACTAGCAATATTTCTGTTACGCTTACTAATCTTTGGCAAGCAACTGATTATGAGTGGAAAGCTCAGGCATACTGCAATGGTGTAGTTTCTGCTACCTCTGATTTAGATAGCTTTACTACATTAGCTACCTGTGGCGTACCAACTAATTTAGCAAGTGCTTATTATTCACCTACTCAGCGGAATCTTTTTTGGGATATTATCATGGGTGCTTCGAGCTACAATATACAGTGGCGTTTACAGGGTAATCCTAATTGGACTTCTATTGTAAATAATATAGGACCAACCCGTAATTTAGGTAGCTTATCTGAAAATAGCACCTATGAGTGGCGTGTACGTACCAATTGTAATGGCAGCTATGGTCCATGGTCATCTATAGATACGTTTACCCATGTTTTACCGAAACAACTTAATGCTTCAGGGATTTCTGCTGTTGTATATCCCGTTCCTACAAAAAGCGGCTATATTTCAGTACGTTTTTCGGGAGAATCTGGCCAGACTTATAGCATTATGATTCAGGATGTTATGGGGCGTATTATAGCTACCCAACAAGGTAGCAGTGAAACAGAGAATGATATTTTAGTAAATCTAAATAACTGTTCATTAGGTGTTTACAATTTGATTTTGCAAATGGGCGATAAATTTGGTAGCTATAAGGTAGTGGTTGAGTAAGCCGAAGAAACGATTATTCAGGCACTTGGGGCAGATTGCAAAATCTACCCCAAGTGTTTTTTTTTACAACCTTTCGTTATGCTTAGAGTGCTTTCCAGCATAAACCAGAAGAAGTTAGTTTTCTATAAAACTATAAAAAGATAATTTTTGGGGCACTTCAACTAAAGATTTAGCTACAAAATTCATTTTCCTTAAAATATTGCACAAATAAATGCTATGTACGTAAATAATTGTAAATTTGTAGGATTAAAAACATATAGAAATATGCGTATTTTTCGTTTTACTATTGGTTTGTGGATATTAGTCTTTCTTTTGAGGCTGAATATCTTTTCCCAGACGGTATTAAGTCGGGGAGATATTTCCATAATCGGGTTTAATGGTACTGACCCTGATGGAATTTCTTTTGTTACGTGGACTACCATTACTTCCGGAACAAAGATTAAATTCACTGATAATGCCTTTTTAGCAGCGGTTTCAGCTAATGCAACCAACAATGCCAGGGGCGGAGAGGGCTTTGTAGTCTGGACTGCCAACGCAACTGTAAACCCCGGCTCGGTAGTAACAATTGATGCTCCAACTTGGGTATGCAACACAGGAACAGCCGCTTCTTACGGAACCTTTAACTTATCTACTTCCGGAGACAATATCTTTGCGTACCAAGGTGCCGGTGCCGGCAATAGTGTAAATACCTGCGATTGGGGAAATAACACAAACCCATCAACTTTTACCGGAACTATTTTGTATGGCTTAGTCTATGCTTCCAA includes the following:
- a CDS encoding SBBP repeat-containing protein, coding for MREKAVFCFYLFACINASVFGQIAGLTQANSVIKKADNHQYFIENKGQWPAEVLYLSRIGGLDAWITRQGVNYTFYKVDYPEGSSAKTTVKIPDKFDNDQQDVTVLGHRVLFELQNVNSNPAKEGKRPQTGYYNYLIGNDPSKHASNVQRYEEVWVKNIYAGVDVRYYFEKGNLRYDFVVAPNADPAQIQFKFQGEYDSYLKPNGSLAFTTRFGEVAMGDLTTYQDHGVVSSKFRKQGDSWTVSVGDYDRSKHLIIDPLVYSTYIGGTANDWGFSLTLDSNNNVYVAGQSNSTNYDVTAGVFQTTLGGGYDVFVTKLNSTGTALIYSTYIGGSSDDRGYSIALDGNDNAYVTGFTNSNNYDITAGAFQTTLGGGNDVFVTKLNSTGTALIYSTYIGGSGDDRGYSIALDGSYNAYVTGYTTSNNYDITAGVFQTTNGGGSWDVFVTKLNSSGAALIYSTYIGGSGDDWGSSLAIDNSGNAYLTGYTQSSDYDVTPGAFQTTSGGVWDIFVTKLNSNGTALIYSTYIGGSGQEDSHSLALDNNGNVYITGYTYSTDYDVTSGAFQTTRSGDRDVIVTKLNSSGTALIYSTYIGGVNTDEAYSIGIDAAGNAYITGVTRSSDYDVTAGAFQTIIEGVYDVFVTKLNSNGTALVYSTYIGGASNDYGCDIAIDNSENVYITAYAQSTNYDITAGAFQTTHGGGVYDVAVTKLIIPVPYTVKNLSMTVSNITHNGALLNWEYDGNTPCDSIKVYIKKSIANSWYRVETLSGAPTSFQRQQLQAGIQYLWQCETYYNGVGTMSNSALFTTPAKCAIFTGTNETNVADSAATLNWFTSGTPDSVKVVYRRVGGNWFSVTTSNISVTLTNLWQATDYEWKAQAYCNGVVSATSDLDSFTTLATCGVPTNLASAYYSPTQRNLFWDIIMGASSYNIQWRLQGNPNWTSIVNNIGPTRNLGSLSENSTYEWRVRTNCNGSYGPWSSIDTFTHVLPKQLNASGISAVVYPVPTKSGYISVRFSGESGQTYSIMIQDVMGRIIATQQGSSETENDILVNLNNCSLGVYNLILQMGDKFGSYKVVVE